One window from the genome of Marinobacter sp. es.048 encodes:
- a CDS encoding amino acid ABC transporter substrate-binding protein: MKKTKSIALGIALAVGTFSATGAMAATTLENVKEKGHLQCGVTSGLPGFSQPDEKGNWTGIDVDTCRAVAAAIFGDANAVEFTPLTAKERFTALQSGEIDMLSRNTTWTLTRDASLGLNFAGVNYYDGQGFLINKGIGVDDATQLDGATICIQAGTTTELNASDYFRAKGMEFKPIVFDTSEQTVQGFAAGRCDVLTSDRSQLAALRSKLSDPSSAKILPNTISKEPLGPVVRQGDDQWFNIVKWVLSVQINAEELGVTSANADDMLKSDNPNIQRLLGTDGDMGAKLGLPDDFGYQAVKLVGNYGEMYDRNVGPDTPLGLDRGINALWTEGGIMYAPPVR; encoded by the coding sequence ATGAAAAAGACGAAATCGATTGCCCTGGGGATTGCTCTGGCGGTAGGCACTTTTTCAGCTACTGGTGCCATGGCGGCCACAACTCTGGAGAACGTCAAGGAGAAGGGCCACCTTCAGTGTGGCGTGACCAGCGGGTTGCCAGGTTTCTCTCAGCCTGATGAGAAAGGTAATTGGACCGGTATCGACGTGGACACCTGCCGTGCGGTAGCTGCGGCCATCTTCGGTGACGCGAACGCCGTTGAGTTTACGCCGCTGACCGCGAAGGAGCGTTTCACAGCCCTGCAGTCCGGCGAAATCGATATGCTCTCCCGTAATACCACCTGGACACTGACCCGAGATGCCTCTCTTGGCCTGAACTTCGCCGGTGTGAACTACTACGACGGGCAGGGCTTCCTGATCAACAAGGGTATTGGCGTGGACGACGCCACTCAATTGGACGGTGCCACCATCTGTATCCAGGCCGGCACCACCACCGAACTTAACGCTTCTGATTATTTCCGCGCCAAAGGTATGGAGTTCAAGCCGATCGTATTCGATACCTCTGAGCAAACCGTTCAGGGTTTCGCAGCTGGTCGGTGCGACGTTCTGACCTCAGACCGGTCGCAGCTGGCGGCATTGCGTTCCAAGCTGTCTGATCCGAGTTCAGCCAAGATCCTGCCAAACACCATTTCCAAGGAGCCGCTGGGACCAGTTGTTCGTCAAGGTGACGATCAGTGGTTCAATATCGTCAAGTGGGTACTCTCCGTGCAGATCAACGCCGAAGAGTTGGGTGTGACCAGCGCCAACGCCGACGACATGCTGAAATCCGACAACCCGAACATTCAGCGCCTGCTGGGTACCGATGGCGACATGGGTGCGAAGCTCGGACTGCCGGATGACTTCGGATATCAGGCCGTGAAACTGGTGGGTAACTACGGCGAGATGTACGACCGCAACGTAGGTCCGGATACCCCGCTGGGGCTGGATCGCGGTATCAACGCGCTGTGGACTGAAGGCGGCATCATGTATGCGCCGCCGGTCCGTTAA
- a CDS encoding amino acid ABC transporter permease, with product MKKQTIDTRPAGPKPWYDPRVRALFFQVIAIALVFWGGWVLVDNTLSNMESRGISTGFGFLDETAGFGIIMNLVPYDATMSYGRTFWVGLTNTLLVSAMGVVAATILGFIIGVARLSSNWLVAKMALVYIEVIRNIPLLLQIFFWYFAVLSNLPSPRQSVDVGGALFLNNRGLYLPDPVTQEGFGIVWGGILLAIAAVVGIRIWAKKRQLATGQIFPTFKVGVAILVLVPVVSYLVAGRPLEWDLPALRGFNFGGGITIIPELAALWIALSLYTASFIAEIVRSGILSVSKGQTEASKALGLPNGLTLRLVVIPQAMRVIIPPLTSQYLNLVKNSSLATAIGYPDLVAVFMGTTLNQTGQAVEVVAITMAVYLTISLLISLFMNIYNRAVAIKER from the coding sequence ATGAAAAAACAAACCATTGATACCCGACCTGCAGGGCCGAAGCCCTGGTATGACCCGCGGGTCCGCGCTCTCTTCTTTCAGGTGATAGCCATTGCCCTTGTGTTCTGGGGCGGATGGGTTCTCGTCGACAACACGCTTTCCAACATGGAAAGCCGTGGCATCAGCACCGGTTTCGGTTTCCTGGATGAAACCGCAGGATTCGGCATCATCATGAACCTGGTGCCTTACGATGCAACCATGTCTTATGGCCGAACCTTTTGGGTCGGTTTGACCAATACACTTCTTGTTTCCGCAATGGGTGTGGTTGCCGCCACCATTCTCGGTTTCATCATCGGTGTTGCTCGACTCTCGAGTAACTGGCTGGTGGCCAAGATGGCGCTGGTATACATCGAGGTGATTCGTAACATACCGCTGCTTCTGCAGATTTTCTTCTGGTACTTTGCCGTACTCAGCAATCTTCCGTCACCACGCCAGAGTGTTGATGTCGGCGGCGCACTGTTCCTGAACAACCGGGGCCTTTACCTGCCAGATCCAGTGACCCAGGAGGGTTTCGGGATTGTCTGGGGCGGTATTCTGCTTGCCATCGCTGCTGTCGTTGGGATTCGGATATGGGCCAAAAAACGCCAGTTGGCGACCGGACAGATTTTCCCGACCTTCAAGGTTGGCGTGGCCATTCTGGTGCTTGTACCGGTGGTGTCTTATCTCGTGGCCGGGCGGCCTCTGGAGTGGGATCTGCCTGCCCTCCGGGGCTTCAACTTTGGTGGGGGGATTACCATTATTCCGGAGTTGGCAGCCCTGTGGATTGCCCTGTCACTGTACACGGCCAGCTTCATCGCTGAAATTGTACGCTCCGGTATTCTTTCGGTGAGCAAGGGCCAGACCGAGGCGTCGAAGGCTCTGGGGCTGCCGAACGGCCTTACCCTCAGGTTGGTGGTTATACCGCAGGCCATGCGGGTCATCATTCCGCCTCTCACCAGCCAGTATTTGAATCTGGTGAAGAACTCGTCGCTTGCCACCGCAATCGGTTATCCGGACCTGGTGGCGGTCTTCATGGGCACCACGCTGAATCAGACGGGGCAGGCGGTAGAGGTTGTCGCCATTACCATGGCGGTTTATCTGACCATCAGTCTGCTGATCTCGCTGTTCATGAACATCTATAACCGGGCTGTGGCCATTAAGGAGCGATGA
- a CDS encoding amino acid ABC transporter permease, translated as MTESTMKAPKKALRPVKWMRENLFSGWFNTVLTLGVAYLLVTSVGPLLNWFFLDANFVGSDPSACTGAGACWLFISQRLNFFIYGFYPDELQWRVDVMFLLLAVAFVPQFIERFPGRKWLGLFGIFGLPIVGYFLIPGGSFGLEEVQSSKWGGLMLTLILAYIGIVASLPIGILLALGRRSEMPIIRGICVVFIEVWRAVPLITVLFMASVMLPLFLPEGVNFEKLARALIGITLWQSAYMAEVIRGGLQAIPRGQYEAADALGLGYWRKTGLVILPQALKMVIPGIVNTFISLFKDTTLVLIIGLFDILGTVQSTVTDPAWQNVAIEGYVFVAFCFWVFCFGISRYSQNLERKLDTGHKT; from the coding sequence ATGACCGAGTCAACCATGAAAGCACCCAAGAAGGCGCTCCGGCCGGTCAAGTGGATGCGTGAGAACCTGTTCTCCGGCTGGTTCAACACGGTATTAACGCTGGGCGTGGCCTATCTGCTGGTGACCAGTGTCGGACCCTTGCTCAACTGGTTTTTCCTCGACGCCAACTTTGTTGGCAGCGACCCGAGTGCCTGTACAGGGGCGGGTGCTTGCTGGCTGTTTATCAGTCAGCGTCTGAATTTCTTTATCTACGGGTTCTACCCGGATGAACTGCAATGGCGGGTCGACGTGATGTTCCTGCTGTTGGCTGTAGCCTTTGTACCCCAGTTCATTGAGCGTTTCCCTGGCCGCAAGTGGCTCGGACTTTTCGGGATCTTTGGTCTGCCCATCGTTGGCTACTTCCTGATTCCCGGCGGCAGTTTTGGCCTGGAAGAAGTGCAGAGCTCGAAATGGGGCGGTTTGATGCTGACCCTGATCCTGGCTTACATCGGGATCGTAGCCTCGTTGCCAATCGGCATACTGCTGGCGCTGGGCCGGCGCTCCGAGATGCCGATCATCCGGGGAATCTGTGTGGTGTTTATCGAGGTATGGCGGGCGGTTCCGTTGATCACGGTTCTGTTCATGGCCTCGGTGATGCTGCCACTGTTTCTTCCGGAGGGTGTCAACTTCGAGAAACTTGCCCGGGCACTGATCGGTATAACCCTTTGGCAGTCCGCTTACATGGCGGAAGTGATTCGCGGTGGCCTGCAGGCCATTCCCCGAGGCCAATACGAAGCGGCTGACGCCCTGGGATTGGGGTACTGGCGCAAGACGGGGCTGGTCATCCTGCCGCAGGCTTTGAAGATGGTTATTCCGGGTATTGTTAACACCTTCATTTCCCTGTTCAAGGACACCACACTGGTGCTGATCATCGGCCTGTTCGACATTCTCGGGACGGTCCAGTCAACGGTTACCGATCCCGCCTGGCAGAACGTTGCCATTGAGGGCTATGTATTTGTGGCGTTCTGTTTCTGGGTCTTCTGCTTTGGCATTTCCAGATACAGTCAGAACCTTGAACGAAAACTTGATACCGGTCATAAGACCTGA
- a CDS encoding amino acid ABC transporter ATP-binding protein has product MQTPPKDHSDKKPGIIRVEGMHKWYGDFHVLKDLNLAVDQGERIVICGPSGSGKSTFIRCINRLEEHQQGKIIVDDVELTDDVRQIDTVRREVGMVFQHFNLFPHLTVLENCCLSPIWVRKIPRKEAEATAMEYLERVKIPDQANKFPGQLSGGQQQRVAIARALCMKPKIMLFDEPTSALDPEMIKEVLDVMIELAGSGMTMLCVTHEMGFAKTVADRVIFMDGGEIVEEAPPHEFFTNPQEARTQKFLKQILAH; this is encoded by the coding sequence ATGCAGACCCCGCCGAAAGACCATTCGGACAAAAAGCCCGGGATTATCCGGGTTGAGGGAATGCACAAGTGGTACGGGGATTTTCATGTCCTCAAGGATCTCAATCTGGCCGTTGATCAGGGTGAGAGAATTGTTATCTGTGGGCCGTCCGGCTCGGGAAAATCCACTTTCATCCGTTGCATCAATCGGCTGGAGGAGCATCAGCAGGGCAAGATCATCGTCGATGATGTGGAACTGACCGACGATGTCCGGCAGATCGACACGGTTCGGCGGGAAGTTGGCATGGTGTTTCAGCACTTCAACCTGTTCCCGCACCTGACGGTTCTCGAAAACTGCTGCCTGTCGCCCATCTGGGTGCGCAAAATCCCCCGAAAGGAAGCGGAAGCAACGGCGATGGAGTATCTGGAGCGGGTCAAGATTCCGGACCAGGCTAATAAGTTCCCGGGTCAGCTTTCGGGAGGTCAACAGCAGCGTGTAGCTATCGCCAGGGCGCTGTGCATGAAGCCCAAGATTATGCTGTTCGATGAGCCAACGTCAGCGCTGGATCCCGAGATGATCAAGGAAGTGCTCGACGTAATGATTGAATTGGCGGGAAGCGGTATGACCATGCTCTGCGTGACCCATGAGATGGGTTTCGCCAAGACGGTGGCAGACCGGGTTATCTTTATGGATGGAGGTGAAATTGTGGAGGAGGCGCCACCCCACGAGTTCTTCACAAACCCCCAGGAAGCCAGGACTCAGAAGTTCCTCAAGCAGATATTGGCGCACTGA
- a CDS encoding UDP-2,3-diacylglucosamine diphosphatase — MTTLFISDLHLEESRPDITEAFLTFLDEKARGVDQLYILGDFFESWIGDDERTPLQEQIAAALRNLRDSGTEIFLMHGNRDFLIGQDFCDRAGATLLDDPTVIDLHGTPTLLMHGDSLCTADVEYQKFRANMRNPQWQQMILQRPLEDRQQMARQLREISMAKNQGKEEFIMDVTPEEVVKDMERHGVQRLIHGHTHRPAVHELTANGSPAKRIVLGDWDKNVWWLEAEPGEAPELNKQPL; from the coding sequence GTGACCACGCTGTTTATTTCAGACCTGCACCTCGAGGAATCACGCCCGGATATCACTGAGGCATTCCTCACGTTTCTTGACGAGAAAGCCAGAGGTGTTGATCAGCTTTATATCCTCGGTGATTTCTTCGAGTCCTGGATCGGCGATGACGAACGCACGCCACTTCAGGAGCAGATTGCGGCTGCCTTGCGCAATCTGCGGGACAGCGGCACCGAGATATTCCTGATGCACGGCAACCGGGATTTCCTGATCGGTCAGGATTTCTGCGACCGGGCCGGCGCAACGCTTCTGGACGACCCGACGGTGATAGATCTGCACGGCACCCCTACCCTGCTGATGCATGGCGACAGCCTGTGTACCGCCGATGTGGAGTACCAGAAGTTCCGGGCCAATATGCGCAACCCTCAGTGGCAGCAGATGATACTCCAGCGTCCTCTTGAAGACCGCCAGCAGATGGCCCGCCAGCTTCGGGAAATCAGCATGGCGAAAAATCAGGGCAAGGAAGAGTTCATCATGGACGTAACGCCGGAGGAAGTTGTTAAGGACATGGAAAGGCACGGCGTTCAGCGACTGATCCATGGCCACACCCATCGCCCAGCAGTGCATGAGTTGACAGCCAACGGCTCGCCGGCGAAGCGCATTGTTCTCGGGGACTGGGACAAGAATGTCTGGTGGCTGGAGGCGGAACCGGGCGAAGCACCCGAACTGAACAAGCAGCCGTTGTAA
- a CDS encoding peptidylprolyl isomerase yields MILLTTNYGELKLELDYDKAPETAKNFEQYVRDGFYDGLIFHRVISNFMIQGGGFEPGMTPRKTRDSIQNEADNGLSNMQGTVAMARTMDPHSATAQFFINVENNGFLDHTAKNAEGWGYCVFGKVVEGMDTVNAIRAVRTTMRAGHQDVPADDVVIEKAEVLEDA; encoded by the coding sequence ATGATTCTGCTGACAACCAACTACGGTGAACTCAAGCTGGAACTGGATTACGACAAGGCACCGGAAACCGCCAAAAACTTTGAACAGTACGTTCGTGACGGTTTTTACGATGGCCTGATTTTTCACCGTGTGATCAGCAACTTCATGATTCAGGGCGGCGGCTTCGAGCCGGGAATGACACCGCGCAAAACCCGGGATTCCATCCAGAATGAAGCCGATAACGGCCTGAGCAACATGCAGGGAACCGTTGCCATGGCTCGCACCATGGACCCGCATTCTGCCACCGCACAGTTCTTTATCAACGTTGAGAACAACGGCTTCCTGGACCACACCGCCAAAAACGCCGAAGGCTGGGGTTACTGCGTGTTCGGCAAGGTGGTCGAAGGCATGGACACAGTGAATGCCATTCGCGCCGTTCGCACCACCATGCGGGCCGGGCACCAGGATGTGCCTGCCGATGACGTGGTTATCGAGAAAGCCGAGGTTCTGGAGGACGCGTGA